One window of the Rosa rugosa chromosome 3, drRosRugo1.1, whole genome shotgun sequence genome contains the following:
- the LOC133738791 gene encoding auxilin-related protein 1 — translation MDEFGVLTERFGLKRQGKSAPMAASRRATPTNNPQTTSYASSSRSSANSNSNSNSAYASFLDDQTGFFSQSSSTQNTAGSGGFNDYVGIFGGGVTRPAHQQSQGSDFNLDSMFSGSGANTSSFDDGFDVFGSSGGSVNSNVEEDDFFGSFSSASKQSAAPSNDLLGDLGGVARKLQSTSNSNRNGNTTGTPANNAADSDDLLPGFGVSNASNSGTYTDESRTQQSTVNSTKSNFSSPMDDPFVVLESVSSSTPADSLDYLSELEQFSKMSNSGGANQGGSSNSSTKLKAPPKPAQVSKERSSGVSSIDDLEKFASAGVPNSAPRVPSRNEGVESSATRHGKSSGDDLDFMLSTGFRSSSVPKSRVKNADPIFDAQTDNRGGPRPQRTSSRTSGSMKKSPSASGIFDDLFSMDGASPMVAEFEEVDGESEERRKARLGRHQRTKERALQAVADMNQRDLRTQQEQEERRRIAEAMDAKIKGWAAGKEGNMRALLSSLQSVLWPDCGWEPVSLTDLITSGSVKKVYRKATLCVHPDKVQQKGASLQQKYTAEKVFDILKEAWTKFNKEELS, via the exons ATGGACGAATTCGGTGTTTTGACGGAGAGGTTTGGCCTGAAACGGCAAGGCAAATCGGCGCCGATGGCCGCATCCAGAAGAGCAACACCCACCAACAACCCCCAAACGACGTCGTATGCATCCTCCTCAAGATCTTCCGctaattccaattccaattccaattccgcCTACGCTTCTTTTCTCGACGATCAAACCGGCTTCTTCTCCCAATCGAGCTCTACCCAAAACACGGCCGGCTCCGGCGGATTCAACGATTACGTCGGAATCTTCGGCGGCGGAGTCACTAGACCCGCACATCAGCAATCCCAAGGCTCCGACTTTAATTTGGATTCCATGTTTTCGGGTTCGGGTGCCAATACGTCGTCGTTTGACGACGGCTTTGATGTGTTTGGGAGCTCCGGTGGTTCGGTTAATagtaatgtggaggaagatgacTTTTTCGGGTCGTTTTCTTCGGCTTCGAAACAGAGTGCAGCTCCGAGCAATGACCTGCTGGGTGATCTCGGTGGAGTAGCAAGGAAATTGCAGAGTACGAGCAATAGTAATAGAAATGGGAATACGACCGGAACGCCGGCGAACAATGCAGCTGATTCTGATGATTTGTTACCTGGCTTTGGTGTTAGCAATGCTTCCAATAGTGG AACTTACACAGACGAAAGTCGTACTCAGCAATCAACTGTTAATTCAACTAAGTCAAACTTCAGTTCACCAATGGATGACCCTTTTGTGGTCTTAGAATCAGTTTCAAGTTCGACACCAGCAGATTCCTTAGATTATCTTTCAGAACTGGAACAATTCAGTAAGATGAGTAATTCTGGAGGCGCGAACCAGGGTGGTTCATCAAATAGTTCTACAAAACTGAAAGCGCCCCCAAAACCAGCTCAAGTTTCAAAGG AAAGGAGCTCTGGTGTGTCTTCTATAGATGATCTTGAGAAATTTGCCAGTGCTGGGGTGCCAAATAGTGCTCCCAGAGTTCCTTCTCGTAACGAAGGGGTAGAATCCTCAGCCACTAGACATGGTAAATCAAGTGGAGATGATCTAGATTTCATGTTGAGCACAGGTTTTCGATCTAGCAGTGTACCGAAGTCAAGGGTTAAAAATGCG GACCCAATATTTGATGCACAGACGGACAACAGAGGAGGGCCTAGGCCCCAAAGGACATCTTCTAGGACCTCAGGTAGCATGAAGAAGTCCCCTTCTGCAAGTGGTATCTTTGATGACCTCTTTTCAATGGATGGag CTTCCCCAATGGTTGCAGAATTTGAGGAAGTTGACGGTGAAAGTGAAGAAAGACGAAAAGCCAGATTGGGACGGCACCAGAGAACAAAGGAACGCGCG TTGCAAGCAGTGGCAGATATGAACCAACGCGATTTGCGTACTCAGCAGGAGCAGGAAGAGAGGCGT AGAATTGCTGAGGCTATGGATGCTAAAATAAAGGGATGGGCTGCAGGGAAAGAAGGGAATATGCGTGCACTATTGTCTTCATTGCAATCC GTTCTTTGGCCTGACTGTGGATGGGAGCCAGTTTCACTCACAGATTTGATTACTTCTGGTTCAGTTAAAAAGGTTTACAGAAAGGCCACATTGTGTGTCCATCCAGATAAGGTTCAACAGAAAGGAGCTAGTCTTCAACAAAAATATACTGCAGAGAAGGTTTTTGATATTCTTAAG GAAGCTTGGACCAAGTTCAACAAGGAGGAACTTTCTTAG
- the LOC133740868 gene encoding probable receptor-like protein kinase At1g11050, whose amino-acid sequence MVLLTNPQPTLTTFTAQTQTLYSSIQNVQHHFQTTSTSSKMCSKTFTFCSLVFLIFITLNTVAATASSCPIDLSYVETFPWDTSLCLAPNGTHCCQTLLSLFGIGLAQHLKQTSMFQLPNSTASAACLSDFQSKLSSLSLQPTLVPLCFQNSSQFVASPASCAGILSVQDWTEKVGAISAIDTSCKGDLEGLTKCSSCLDAGLSVTNLLSGLGPNKTKCFYFTVLYAAGIVNQLGPDDPRTGACILGLPLSKKSSSQVSRKTLLKWVFGVLGAILGILLAVGVIVMYRRYDLKGRQNARHEEYVSSFRASLLPNSGAKWFGISELERATDGFSQKNMIGQGGYGVVYKGTLADGTLVAVKQILDMESLDSKGDEEFSNEVEIISKIRHRNLLSLRGCCVTSDDFKGKRRFLVYDLMSNGNLSDHLSNSNRRLSWPQRKSIILDVAKGLVYLHNGIKPAIYHRDIKGTNILLDSEMKAKVADFGLAKQSSEGHTHLTTRVAGTYGYLAPEYALYGQLTEKSDVYSFGIVILEIMSGRKVLDTSNSSTNLNSVVLITDWAWMHTKAGSLEEVFDETLREEGPKSVMQRFVNVGILCAHVMVAFRPTISEALRMLEGDIDIPELPDRPMPLGNESYRSSFGFSTILESERSRPSFSSSTVTPSPQHRLKV is encoded by the coding sequence ATGGTTCTTTTGACCAATCCGCAGCCAACGTTGACCACTTTCACTGCTCAAACTCAAACTCTATATTCCTCAATCCAAAATGTCCAACACCATTTTCAGACCACAAGCACATCAAGCAAGATGTGCAGCAAAACCTTCACATTCTGCTCCCTTgtcttcctcatcttcatcacTCTCAACACTGTTGCAGCTACTGCTTCATCATGCCCAATAGATCTGAGCTACGTCGAAACCTTCCCATGGGACACCTCCCTCTGCCTCGCCCCGAACGGCACACACTGCTGCCAGACCCTCCTCAGCCTCTTCGGCATAGGCCTGGCCCAACACCTCAAGCAAACCTCCATGTTCCAGCTCCCCAACTCCACCGCCTCCGCTGCTTGCCTCTCTGATTTCCAGTCCAAGCTCTCATCTTTGTCTCTCCAGCCCACCCTAGTCCCCCTCTGCTTCCAAAACTCCAGCCAGTTCGTCGCCAGCCCTGCCAGCTGTGCCGGCATCCTCTCCGTCCAGGACTGGACGGAAAAGGTGGGGGCCATCAGCGCTATAGACACATCGTGCAAGGGAGATCTGGAGGGGCTTACCAAGTGCAGCTCTTGCCTTGATGCAGGGTTGAGTGTGACTAACTTGTTGAGCGGGTTGGgcccaaacaaaaccaaatgttTCTACTTTACTGTGTTGTATGCTGCAGGGATTGTGAATCAGTTGGGTCCTGATGATCCAAGAACTGGGGCTTGCATTCTGGGCCTGCCTCTGTCCAAGAAGAGTTCAAGTCAGGTGAGCAGAAAGACTCTGCTGAAATGGGTGTTTGGGGTTTTGGGGGCTATTCTTGGGATTTTGCTTGCTGTTGGGGTTATAGTCATGTACAGGAGGTATGACTTGAAAGGGAGGCAAAATGCTAGGCATGAAGAGTATGTGAGTAGCTTTAGAGCTAGTTTGTTGCCTAATTCTGGTGCAAAGTGGTTTGGGATTTCGGAGCTTGAGAGAGCCACTGATGGGTTCTCTCAGAAGAACATGATAGGCCAAGGTGGGTATGGGGTTGTGTACAAGGGCACACTTGCTGATGGGACTCTTGTTGCAGTGAAGCAAATTCTTGATATGGAGTCTTTGGATTCGAAAGGGGATGAGGAGTTTTCAAATGAGGTAGAGATTATAAGCAAAATCCGGCATAGGAATCTGCTCTCGCTTAGAGGGTGTTGTGTTACTAGCGATGATTTTAAAGGGAAAAGGAGGTTCTTGGTTTATGATCTCATGTCAAATGGGAATCTGAGTGACCACTTGAGCAATAGTAATAGGAGATTGAGTTGGCCTCAGAGAAAGAGTATAATACTTGATGTTGCAAAGGGGCTTGTTTATTTGCACAATGGGATCAAGCCTGCTATTTATCACAGGGACATAAAAGGAACTAACATACTCTTGGACTCGGAAATGAAGGCGAAAGTTGCAGATTTTGGTTTGGCCAAGCAAAGTTCAGAGGGGCATACTCACTTGACAACAAGAGTTGCTGGCACTTACGGTTATTTGGCACCTGAATATGCGCTCTATGGACAGCTTACGGAGAAGAGCGATGTTTACAGCTTCGGCATTGTGATTCTTGAGATCATGAGTGGGAGGAAAGTGCTGGACACATCGAATTCCAGCACGAATTTGAATTCGGTTGTTTTGATCACGGATTGGGCGTGGATGCATACGAAAGCAGGGAGTTTGGAGGAGGTTTTTGATGAAACATTGAGGGAGGAAGGACCAAAGAGTGTTATGCAGAGGTTTGTGAATGTTGGGATTCTTTGTGCTCATGTTATGGTGGCTTTTAGGCCTACCATTTCAGAAGCACTGAGGATGTTGGAGGGTGATATTGATATTCCTGAACTACCAGATAGGCCAATGCCACTTGGGAATGAGTCTTATAGATCTTCTTTTGGGTTTTCTACCATTCTGGAAAGTGAAAGATCAAGACCCAGCTTTAGTTCAAGCACTGTAACTCCGAGTCCCCAACATAGATTGAAGGTGTGA
- the LOC133739668 gene encoding uncharacterized protein LOC133739668 yields the protein MAGPGSSMLYSFLLFTVILSLQEMYRGKLASTELFTILGGFISSLLFLVLLTFIGNYQETCGVRTGWGAVIIAEAVALIAASTVHRVCITTCFLFSAGLLYEVNKLSGIMLSKSESKTKRH from the exons ATGGCGGGGCCGGGGAGTTCGATGTTGTATTCCTTCCTTCTGTTCACTGTGATTCTCTCACTTCAAGAGATGTATAGAGGGAAGTTAGCATCAACTGAGTTGTTTACGATTCTCGGGGGATTCATCAGTTCCCTCTTGTTCCTTGTGCTGCTCACT TTCATTGGCAATTATCAGGAAACATGTGGCGTAAGGACTGGCTGGGGTGCTG TTATTATAGCAGAAGCAGTTGCTCTTATTGCTGCTAGCACTGTCCATCGAGTTTGTATCACGACATG TTTCTTGTTCTCTGCCGGATTACTGTATGAGGTCAACAAGCTTTCAGGGATAATGCTTTCCAAAAGTGAATCTAAAACAAAAAGGCACTGA
- the LOC133737868 gene encoding uncharacterized protein LOC133737868: MELPELPECPVCLQNYDGASTIPRVLGCGHSACEVCLAKLPHRYPETIRCPACTQLVKYPQNGAAALPKNIDLLSLSLSLSPPQNPNPNSDDPRKPRQQSADEEVFKFLPRLWSDEFYSAWKDWVVGYDAVLVEKEERARLCDSGAAVGLVQVGFLERLGDSKFEFSYNVRVMKCLSEMTEEERRELGLLLRGSGRQCRRIGKVYGFWGNVEDGVLYLVCESQNGRFEEKLRGLRNGDGFGRDGLCGFGVIGMEVCEAVMGLHSEGFVGGGFGVSCFGFDEFGHVFVDLNEVLVMGRKVWRSVGDSVSGRKGIGAEEMGVMFGSLLKDEAFVSMEVLFEVLKKEGIAVECESSKYMVGYGSDVWSLACVLLSLLLGKEFSEEIGNMNHICDHSMYASWIERVGDLLDSRLGSEYASLRVTLCKCLNYDPASRPLVIDVMICIRELIIKPQYDIMAGLERPVKENSTSCCLILGELCQMPKKMSETQKEHELQGKEVGGGADFDQVDEGRSENGFVDGLAEGKVKSKVLQGHRDSITALAVGGEFLFSSSFDKTIHVWSLQDFCHVHTFKGHEHTIKALIYVDEEKPLCISGDSGGGIFIWSTCSPLGQEPLKILYEQKDWRFSGIHALAFRTGYIYTGSGDRTVKAWSMQDGTISCTMSGHKSVVSTLAVCDSVLYSGSWDGTIRLWSLSDHSPLAVLGEDTSGTVVSVLSLAADRHVLIATHENGCLKVWRNDVFMKSIKMHNGAVFATGLDGKWLFTGGLDKTVNVQEWSGDEFQTDFRPIGSIPCDSVITTLLCWQGKLFVGYANRNIMVFYYGK, translated from the exons ATGGAGCTACCGGAGTTGCCGGAGTGCCCAGTGTGTCTCCAAAACTACGACGGCGCGTCGACGATTCCGCGCGTGCTGGGTTGCGGCCACTCGGCGTGCGAGGTCTGCCTGGCGAAGCTGCCCCACCGCTACCCGGAGACGATTCGCTGCCCGGCGTGTACTCAGCTAGTCAAGTACCCTCAGAACGGCGCCGCCGCGCTGCCCAAGAACATCGACctcctctcgctctctctctccctctctccgccgcaaaaccctaaccctaattccgACGATCCCCGGAAGCCACGTCAGCAATCCGCGGATGAAGAAGTGTTTAAATTCCTGCCGCGGCTATGGTCCGACGAGTTTTATAGTGCTTGGAAGGACTGGGTCGTTGGGTATGACGCCGTTTTGGTCGAAAAGGAAGAAAGGGCTCGGCTTTGTGATTCTGGTGCTGCTGTGGGGTTAGTTCAAGTTGGGTTTTTGGAGAGATTGGGTGATTCTAAATTTGAGTTTAGCTACAATGTGAGGGTTATGAAGTGTTTGAGTGAAATGACAGAGGAGGAGAGGAGAGAATTGGGTTTATTGCTGAGAGGTTCTGGGAGGCAGTGTAGGAGGATAGGGAAGGTTTATGGGTTTTGGGGTAATGTGGAAGATGGGGTTTTGTATTTAGTGTGTGAGAGCCAGAATGGGAGGTTTGAGGAGAAGTTGAGGGGTTTGAGAAATGGGGATGGGTTTGGGAGAGATGGGTTGTGTGGTTTTGGTGTGATTGGTATGGAGGTGTGTGAGGCGGTGATGGGGTTGCATTCGGAGGGGTTTGTTGGTGGTGGTTTTGGTGTTTCGTGTTTTGGATTCGATGAGTTTGGCCATGTTTTTGTGGATTTGAATGAGGTGTTGGTGATGGGAAGGAAGGTTTGGAGAAGTGTTGGGGATAGTGTTTCTGGTAGAAAGGGAATTGGTGCTGAAGAAATGGGAGTGATGTTTGGGAGTTTATTGAAAGATGAGGCTTTTGTTAGCATGGAGGTGTTGTTTGAGGTGTTGAAGAAAGAGGGCATTGCAGTGGAATGTGAGAGCTCGAAATATATGGTTGGGTATGGCTCGGATGTTTGGTCATTAGCTTGTGTTTTGCTCAGTCTGCTTCTTGGGAAAGAGTTCAGTGAAGAGATTGGAAATATGAATCATATTTGCGATCATTCAATGTATGCAAGTTGGATTGAAAGAGTTGGTGATTTGCTGGACAGTAGATTGGGTTCTGAATATGCGTCACTGAGGGTGACTCTCTGTAAATGTTTGAATTATGATCCAGCAAGTCGTCCACTAGTGATTGATGTTATGATTTGCATTAGGGAACTGATTATTAAACCTCAATATGATATCATGGCCGGTTTGGAGAGACCGGTTAAGGAGAACAGCACAAGTTGTTGCTTGATTCTGGGGGAGCTCTGTCAGATGCCCAAGAAAATGTCAGAAACACAGAAAGAACATGAGTTGCAGGGAAAAGAAGTTGGTGGAGGAGCAGACTTTGATCAGGTTGATGAGGGGAGGTCTGAGAATGGTTTTGTTGATGGACTCGCAGAGGGAAAGGTCAAATCTAAAGTTCTGCAGGGCCATCGTGACTCTATTACAGCATTAGCTGTTGGAG GAGAATTTCTATTTAGCTCCTCATTTGACAAAACCATCCATGTGTGGTCTTTGCAG GACTTCTGTCATGTACATACATTTAAAGGCCATGAGCATACCATTAAGGCTCTAATTTATGTAGATGAAGAGAAACCCTTGTGCATAAGTGGTGACAGTGGAGGTGGCATATTTATCTGGAGCACATGTTCCCCTCTTGGGCAAGAACCATTAAAGATACTGTATGAGCAGAAAGATTGGCGCTTTAGTGGTATTCATGCCTTGGCCTTTAGAACTGGATATATTTATACCGGCAGTGGAGACAGAACAGTAAAAGCATGGTCTATGCAG GATGGCACCATATCATGCACTATGTCTGGTCATAAATCAGTAGTTTCAACACTTGCAGTTTGTGATAGTGTTCTGTATAGTGGCAGTTGGGATGGAACCATCCGATTATGGAGTCTCAGCGATCACAGTCCTTTGGCAGTACTAGGGGAAGACACATCTGGAACTGTGGTTTCTGTCTTATCTCTTGCTGCTGACAGACATGTGCTCATTGCAACCCATGAAAATGGATGTCTAAAG GTCTGGAGAAATGATGTGTTTATGAAATCCATTAAAATGCACAATGGTGCAGTATTTGCTACTGGCCTGGATGGAAAATGGCTTTTCACAGGAGGGTTGGATAAAACTGTCAATGTCCAG GAATGGTCTGGTGATGAGTTTCAAACCGATTTCAGACCTATTGGATCCATCCCCTGTGATTCTGTCATTACTACTTTGTTGTGCTGGCAAGGAAAGCTTTTCGTTGGATATGCTAATAGGAATATCATG GTGTTTTACTATGGTAAATGA
- the LOC133739666 gene encoding protein translocase subunit SECA2, chloroplastic, with the protein MFHTNRTLHPVTVPAMASTTTTSLQIPTFLSLKPLPQRPTFAFSSRPPRRRLTLSPAASLKENLGRIGKTWNDVTSLNSWVVRDYYRLVNSVNSFEPQLQRLTHDQLTAKTAEFRRRLGQGETLADIQAEAFAVVREAAKRKLGMRHFDVQIIGGAVLHDGSIAEMKTGEGKTLVSTLAAYLNALTGEGVHVVTVNDYLAQRDAEWMGRVHRFLGLSVGLIQRGMTADKRRSNYRCDITYTNNSELGFDYLRDNLAGNSGELVMRSPKPFHFAIVDEVDSVLIDEGRNPLLISGEASKDAARYPVAAKVAELLVRGIHYNVELKDYSVELTEEGIALAEMALETNDLWDENDPWARFVMNALKAKEFYRKDVQYIVRNGKALIINELTGRVEDKRRWSEGIHQAVEGKEGLKIQADSVVIAQITYQSLFKLYPKLSGMTGTAKTEEKEFLKMFQTPVIEVPTNLPNIRNDLPIQAFATAQGKWEYVRQEVEYMFRQGRPVLVGTTSVEYSEHLSDLLREHNIPHNVLNARPKYAAREAEIVAQAGRKHAITLSTNMAGRGTDIILGGNPKMLAKEIIEDSLISFLTREAPNIDIDGEAISQKVLSKIKVGPSSLALLAKTALMAKYVGKNEGKSWTYKEAKSMISESVEMSQSRNLKELERLVDEQSEIYPLGPTIALAYLSVLKDCEVHCFKEGSEVKRLGGLHVIGTSLHESRRIDNQLRGRAGRQGDPGSTRFMVSLQDEMFQKFNFDTEWAVRLISKITDDEDVPIEGDAIVRQLLSLQINAEKYFFGIRKSLVEFDEVLEVQRKHVYELRQSILTGDNESCSQHVFQYMQAVVDEIVFKNVDAFKHPRKWSLNKLLKEFMAIAGKLLDDSFAGITEEALLESLAQSLELNFKDIDDIHLPNLPKPPNAFRGIRKKNSSLKRWLAICSDDLTKNGRYHATTNLLRKYLGDYLIASYLDVVQDSGYDDTYVKEVERAVIVKTLDCFWRDHLVNMNRLSSAVNVRSFGHRNPLEEYKIDGCRFFISMLSATRRLTVESLLQYWSSPMESQEIFVS; encoded by the exons ATGTTCCATACAAATCGTACTCTCCACCCAGTTACAGTTCCCGCCATGGCctctactactactactagtcTCCAAATCCCCACTTTCCTCTCCCTCAAACCACTCCCTCAGCGCCCTACCTTCGCCTTCTCCTCCCGCCCTCCACGCCGTcgtctcactctctctcccGCCGCCTCTCTCAAG GAGAATCTGGGCCGGATTGGAAAGACTTGGAACGACGTGACTAGCTTGAACAGCTGGGTTGTTCGAGACTACTACCGCCTTGTCAATTCTGTCAACTCTTTTGAGCCACAGCTACAGAGGCTCACTCATGACCAG CTTACTGCTAAAACTGCCGAGTTTCGGCGAAGATTGGGACAAGGAGAGACACTTGCGGATATTCAAGCTG AGGCTTTTGCTGTTGTTCGTGAAGCTGCGAAACGGAAGCTTGGTATGCGTCATTTCGATGTTCAG ATTATTGGTGGGGCGGTGCTTCATGATGGGTCCATTGCAGAAATGAAGACCGGAGAGGGAAAAACGTTGGTTTCCACATTAGCAGCATATCTTAATGCCCTGACTGGCGAAGGTGTTCATG TGGTAACCGTAAATGATTACCTTGCTCAAAGGGATGCTGAGTGGATGGGTCGTGTTCATCGCTTCCTAGGTCTTTCAGTGGGTCTTATTCAG AGAGGGATGACAGCTGACAAGAGGAGGTCGAACTATAGATGTGACATAACATACACCAATAATTCA GAACTTGGGTTTGACTATCTACGAGACAATCTTGCCGGAAACAGTGGAGAACTTGTTATGAGATC GCCAAAGCCATTTCATTTTGCAATAGTTGATGAAGTTGACTCAGTTCTTATTGATGAAGGAAGAAATCCATTGCTAATTAGTGGCGAG GCTAGTAAAGATGCTGCTCGCTATCCTGTTGCTGCTAAAGTGGCTGAGTTGCTTGTGCGAGGAATT CATTACAATGTAGAACTTAAAGATTACTCAGTTGAGTTGACTGAAGAAGGAATAGCTCTTGCTGAGATGGCTCTTGAAACAAATGACTTATGGGATGAAAATGATCCCTGGGCCAG ATTTGTGATGAATGCGTTGAAAGCTAAAGAGTTCTATCGGAAGGATGTGCAATATATTGTCAGAAATGGGAAGGCTCTCATAATCAATGAG CTCACTGGCAGAGTCGAAGATAAGAGAAGGTGGTCTGAGGGTATTCATCAAGCTGTGGAGGGAAAAGAAGGTTTGAAGATTCAG GCTGATTCGGTTGTTATCGCACAAATCACATATCAATCTCTGTTCAAGCTCTACCCAAAGCTATCAGGGATGACTGGCACTGCAAAAACTGAA GAGAAAGAGTTCTTGAAAATGTTCCAAACACCAGTTATTGAAGTACCAACAAATTTGCCAAACATTCGTAATGATTTACCTATTCAAGCTTTTGCG ACTGCTCAGGGGAAATGGGAATATGTTCGTCAAGAAGTGGAATACATGTTCAGGCAGGGGCGTCCTGTTTTGGTTGGCACCACCAG TGTTGAGTATTCTGAACACCTGTCTGATCTGTTGAGGGAACATAACATCCCACACAATGTTCTAAATGCACGGCCCAAG TATGCTGCAAGGGAGGCTGAAATTGTTGCCCAAGCTGGACGAAAACATGCCATTACTCTTTCTACTAATATGGCTGGCAGAGGCACTGACATAATCCTAGGGGGGAATCCTAAA ATGCTTGCAAAAGAAATCATAGAAGACAGTTTGATTTCATTCCTGACACGAGAAGCTCCTAACATTGACATAGATGGAGAGGCAATTTCACAAAAG GTATTGTCAAAGATTAAGGTCGGTCCATCATCATTAGCTTTGCTGGCTAAGACAGCGTTAATGG CTAAATATGTTGGCAAAAATGAAGGGAAGAGTTGGACATATAAGGAGGCAAAATCCATGATATCAGAGTCTGTGGAAATGAGTCAATCAAGAAATTTGAAAGAGCTAGAGAGGCTTGTTGATGAACAGTCTGAGATATACCCTCTTGGCCCTACAATAGCACTTGCTTATCTGTCAGTTTTGAAGGATTGCGAGGTACACTGTTTCAAAGAAGGGTCTGAAGTGAAAAGACTTGGGGGACTTCATGTGATTGGAACATCTTTGCACGAGTCTCGTAGAATAGATAACCAG CTTCGTGGCAGAGCAGGAAGGCAAGGTGATCCAGGATCAACTCGATTTATGGTGAG CTTGCAGGATGAGATGTTTCAAAAGTTTAATTTTGATACTGAGTGGGCTGTGAGACTTATTTCAAAAATTACTGATGATGAGGATGTACCAATTGAAGGTGATGCCATTGTGAGACAG CTCCTGTCCCTGCAAATTAATGCTGAAAAGTACTTTTTTGGCATAAGAAAGAGCCTGGTTGAGTTTGATGAAGTATTAGAG GTGCAGAGAAAGCATGTTTATGAACTTCGGCAGTCAATTTTAACTGGTGATAATGAAAGTTGTTCCCAGCATGTATTCCA GTACATGCAAGCAGTGGTAGATGAAATCGTATTTAAAAATGTTGACGCCTTCAAG CATCCAAGAAAATGGAGTTTAAATAAGCTTTTGAAGGAGTTTATGGCAATTGCTGGGAAACTATTGGATG ATTCATTTGCAGGAATTACTGAGGAAGCTTTGTTAGAATCTCTTGCGCAGTCACTTGAACTGAACTTTAAAGATATTGATGACATTCACCTTCCAAACTTGCCAAAACCTCCAAATGCCTTCAGAGGTATCCGCAAGAAGAACTCTTCATTGAAACGTTGGCTTGCTATATGCTCGGATGATTTGACCAA GAATGGAAGGTACCATGCTACTACTAACCTCCTCCGCAAGTACCTTGGAGACTATTTGATTGCTTCATATTTGGATGTTGTTCAAGACTCTGGTTATGATGATACATATGTGAAGGAAGTTGAA AGAGCAGTTATTGTGAAAACCCTTGATTGTTTCTGGAGGGATCACCTTGTAAACATGAACAGGCTAAGTTCAGCG GTGAATGTAAGGAGTTTTGGGCACAGGAATCCTCTTGAAGAATACAAGATTGATGGTTGTCGATTTTTCATATCTATGCTTAGTGCAACACGAAGGTTGACTGTAGAGTCACTTTTGCAATATTGGTCCTCCCCAATGGAGTCTCAAGAAATTTTTGTATCATGA